A region of the Callithrix jacchus isolate 240 chromosome 10, calJac240_pri, whole genome shotgun sequence genome:
AAAACACCTTCACTATTACTATGCTCTGCCTCAGTAAAAGGCAATCAAAATACTCCATAGGGTGTTAGGGTGAAATGTCCTCTTTCCCACTCCAGGACTTTCCTGCCTGCTCTTCCCTGCTGATGGGAGGAGTCTTTGATTCTGTAATAATTTTCCAGCCCTATGTCCTCTCCCTTGTATTCCCCTCTTCTGCTGTGCTGTCTCAGAATTCCCTTTAcaaatgtgtacatacacataacACAGCACACATTTTCCCTCTACTCAGCTCTCCTCTCCAGGGCCTCCCATGTTCTGGATCATTCTCTCCCTCATCCAGATCTGACCTCCTTGCAGGCCTTCTTGCAAGGCccctggtggtggtggggagtaAAATGAAAGTAACAATGTATGGATGGGTGTGAATAGGTGAGTGATGCAGTGGGCTTGAATTGGTGTGCTTGGGAACCCGCAATCCAGGGCCCTGCTTACCTGGGCTAGAGGCTCCTGCTTAGGGAAGACCAGAGCACAGGACAGGTGAGAGAGTCCTGGGCCTGCTGCAGGGGATAACCCTAAGGCAGGAGGCTGGACTGGCTTTCTATTATTCATGTTGAGGCTGCTGCTGTCACCTGAGACCTGCAGTTCAAGTTACCAGCCCCAGGGATGAGCTTGAGCTGCCTCCTACACTTCAGGAACCTCAAAAGATTTACAGAACTTCAGGGTCTTGATTTGAGGGGTTATAAGAAGTACTAGATCTGGTGACTTCTCCGACCCCTTGGATCAGAAGATGGGGCATGATGTGAGCCAAGATGATGGGGTGACTGTAATATACTCATTGATACGCAAGTTTTCTGTAAGCAATGCCTTGGGCCACAGGTAAGAGTCAGAATCTGTTACTGTGCTCCAGGAACTCCAAGTTTGGTAGGTGAGATTGACCCAGGAACAGAGAATACAATATAGTGTGATCACTATCGGATATTCCATGACTAGGGGGACGTTGGCTGTTTTGTGAACTGCGGCATATCCAGATATAACCGTTtgtggcacatagtagatgctcatcaaatatttgttgattcaaTAAATGCATGAATCACCACTGGATGAGGATTAAGCATAGGGACATGTCCAGAGAATGGGGTCAGAGAATATAATCAGGAGGACATTGTTCTGAGTCTTGAAGACAGCAGGCAGTCCTGGTGGGGAGACAGTGTGTCAGGCTGCATGTGCAGAGTCCAGTAGATCAATCAGGAAACTGCATTATTTCTCTGTGTCCAGTGAAACACATTGCTTACCCCTTCACCCCTTACCCCTCCCAGGACATGGAGTGGGAGAGAGGTGTTAGGCTCTGCACGACTTCGATATGTCGGACGGGTAATGTCCCAAAATAAGATTTGAGGGTAGCACATTTCACACCTGCGGGTGAACACCCAATCACATGCTCATGAACAACAAAAAGATCACTGTACAATCTTGAAGGACAGACTTGGACCTGTGTTCAGGGCCCAAGGGAAGACATGGGAGGGTTTTAGGAAAAGAGAACTGATGGTCAGCTTTGTGCGTTAGATTACTACGGGTGCTGCAAAAAAGTACGATTAAAGATAAAAGCCCAGGCTTTTATTataggcgctgtggctcacgcctataatcccagcactttgggaggccgaggcgggtggatcatgtcaagagatccagaccatcctggtcaacaaggtgaaaacctgtctctactaaaaatacaaaaattagctgggcatggtggtgcgtgcctgtagtcccagcaactcgggaggctgaggcagaattccttgaacccagaaagcggaggttgcagtgagctgagatcgcgccattgcactccagtctgggtaacaacagcgaaactccgtctcaaaaaaaaaaaaaaatatatatatgtatatatttaatatatatacatatatataagccTAAAAGCAGAGAGGTCAGTGATGTGGCTTCTATCTCCTCCACCAGGATTTTCTCCGCTCCGTGTCAGCATGTGAAGGTAGTATAAGGTCCCTTCTTCCTGTAAGTTGCAGATCCTTAGCCTAGGTGGACAACTCAACTGAGCGAAACACAGTACTGTGTTCCCCGATTTGGTACCGTTCACCTGGgtcctgtgtgtgtgcacccaGGCTGACCGCTCTAGAAGTGTCAGTCCTGGATCTCACTCGCCCCTCGCATGGCATTTAGAAGGGTATTATGAGGGCATACGAGGGCATTTGGCACGAGTTTGCTCAATGGCCCAGAAAAGTCGCCTAGTGCCCACGCGAACGCATAACAATTCACAACGGCTACTACTGCCAGTTTAGAGACTGGAAAGATAAaagtcaggtgatccgcccctgTCTTTCCTCGTATCACGTGCCTGCGTGTCTGGTTACGCAGGTCTCGCCTTCCCATTGGTTGACAACGATCACGCGCTAGCGGGCGGGACCGGAAGCCGGGGTATTGACTGAGGAGGACTAGCGGCTCCGGGACCGGGGAAACGGGGGGAGGGAGTGGGTTGTAGCCTACGGGAGGCAGCCGCAGGTCATGTGACCGGAAGGGCTCCTGACGGACGCCGTCCCTCCTCGGCGCGGCCTGAGCGCCCGGCCCGACCCCGGCCATGGGGTGCTGCTACAGCAGCGAGAACGAGGACTCGGACCAGGTGCGGCCGCGGCAGGCGGGGCTCGGGAATGAGGGCTAAGACCCTGGGGCATGGGGCCCAGAAAGAAACCTGCGGAGGACGGGCAGCCGGATTGTAAGGCTCCCTGAGTACGGAGGCCTGGAGGGAACAGATTACGGAGGAGACGCCAAGCCGGGCTCCTACCCCTGTTAAAGTCCCAGCTTTCTAACAGTCCCCGCCTCGGGGTGTGCAGGCAGCCGCCTGTCCGGCTCGCTCCCACCAGTTCGTTTGCTCCTGCCTTCAAAACTTTACAGATTAAGGGATACTCAGTCTAGTTCCCCGGGAAGCACGCTCTTCCCAGTTTCCTGTGTCTTTTGTATTAGTGGGATTTGCGAATCCCTTGTAGGGGTAGGTAAGCTGAGGCCCTGAGTTAGTCTGTCCTGAGATGAATCAGGAATTTGTGTATCCTTTTCGTCCCTGGGGTTGCAGAAGGAAGGTCGCTGCTAGTCTAGGGCCAGAGGACGACTCTGGAAGTTGGTGGTCTTTGAGTTGGCCAATGAAGGATTTAATCGATACAATGAGGACATCGGGACCTGTGGGAAGTTGTCTGGGAAGCAACAAAGAGGGTTTAGCTTTGGCTAGATTGTGGGAAAGAGAAATGGAACAGGAAGTTCATTTGGTTCTGAGTTTGGCTTGCCTCAGTGCAGTCTCTTCCTGGAGCCTGAGGGTTCCTTTAGGTGGAGACATGCCTGTTATGAGAATTTGGCTGTAGATCTGATCCCTTTGAAGAAAGGATTAGGCTGGGGAGACTGGAACAGTTTTAAATTCTCCGTCTTCCCCTTACTGCATTCTCACTTCTCTCCACACTCGAAtccctgccctgcctggcctgACATTCAAGGATGAAGTCTCAAATTGCTGTCCACTCTCCTTTTTTGATTGTATCTAAGCCTGGACATTTGAACACATAGTAGAACTGAGAAAGTAGAAAGGTTTCGAGTAGCTCACAGCATAATGGGGGAGATGGTCACCGAAATAACTATGTCATTGGTACCGGGGAAGTAGTTTTTCTGCAGTGAAGGTATTTTGGATTAAGTGCTTAGGCCTAGGAAAATGTCATTTGTATGGGAAGCAAGGGTGGCTCCTGGTTCTCAATTCTCCATACACCCAATGAACACATATTTCCTTTGCCCTGTGTTAGGCATGTGTCATGCCCAATACCTCTCACTTCACCTCCACCTTTTTGAGAAAGAGACAACAACAATCCTGCCTACCTGAAGAGGTGTGGCCTAGTGGGAAATTGTCCCTTAAAGCATAATATGGACTCTTGCAGAGAATGAGTCAAGAAGGATTAATGCCTTATGAGACAGGATACCAGCTTCTAGTTGGAAGGGAGAGCTGGGCCTGCTGCTCTCCTGAATCTCTACCTTCTCCTTGGTGGGCTCTCATTTCTGTTTCTAACTGCCAGAGAAGGTGCTTAATCACTGCTAGGTGTTCTGAGGCTTCATATAGCAGGGGCCATAACCATCCACCATCCCAGAGTCCCTCTTTCAGTTCTTGCCAGGCCCCTCACCCACTCTCATCTGTCTTCTATCATAATAAAAAGAATTGCACAACACGTTACATTTTACAAAGGGCCTTCACAGTTATCTTATTTGACTCTTGCCAGATATGTCATATTAGTGTGGGTTATGTCTATTTAAAGGTGAGGAAGAAGTTCAGAGAAACTAAGTGATTTAGTCAAGCTGAAATGCTATAGCCCAGGTGTTGTGATGCCAAGCCATGTACGTTATCCACAGGGCCAGGCTGTCTCAGCCATGCCCCTAGACCAGGTGGCCAGTCATGGGCAGGCTGCTATGTATCTGTGCTAGGTTAGACAGTTAAACCCTGCCTCTTGGGTTACACTGACGCAGAGATGAACCTAGGTGTGACAAGCCTACCCCATGCTCCACTCATACTTTGGGAGTTGGGTGATATTTGTCTACTCTGAAGGGGGTAGCATGACCTCTTCTTTAAGTCTAGATTTCAAGAAAACAACCTCGTTCTTCACTTGATCTTAGCTAAAAGGCTGAGAAGTGATCAACTAACCTTCTTGAATAACCTCTGATAGGGAAGAGACTACCCTGTCCTGCAGGAAGATCTCTCTGAAGTGGAGCTGGGAGGACAGACATAGGAAGCTAACTTGGGTCTCATTAAGGAGCCAGCTTTCCTTAGAAATACATAGTTTTATATTTGTCaaacattttgtatttgtagcTCTTTAATACTGAACATGTATTTTAGGGAGTAAGGGGTATCTGGGAGTTTAGAGGTGATGGGGCAAAGCCCACAGCTTCTGTCTCTTGCTGCTGGGAACTGGATCAAATTGCCTGAGGACACTTGGGCAACCTGGGCTTGAGAAAGAAGAGTAAGGTGAAAAAGGTGGGCCTGCCTAAGCAGGGCAGGAGGAAGTGGCCCTCTATAAGGAGGGTTGTGGAATTTGGGACAAGGGAGCTGGAGCCTGCAGCaggaaagactgaggaactgaggcctggagaggagTGTTGAGGAATCTGGCACTGAAGGTTGGTGAGTCAGCATTAGCCAGGATGTCCCCCCTGGGCCCATCCTTGGCTTTCTCCAGGGCACTCTTGCTCTTTATGGGTTGGATAGATATGCAGCAGgtctttccccacccccaccccaatttACAGCTGATACAGCCAGCAAGGATTTGTAGCTTATGGGCTCAAGGCAGGGTCAAATCCAGAAATACTACAGTAGATAAAACAGGGAACTAAAACAGGACAAGGAGGAAGACCAAACCAGTGAGGAAGCTTGGTTTGGTCTTACGTTACTTCTGGGGGGTTGTGATTATCAGCATAGATCAGCAGTAACAGGGCTGCTGAAAATGTACAGGGGTTACTAGGTGGTTTAACAAGGGAGGGAACAGCttcactgtttgtttgtttgtttttgagatggggtcttgctctcttgtccaggctggagtacagtggcacaattctagctcactgcaacctctaacccTGGTTCATgtagtcctcccacttcagcctcccaagtagcttggactacagagctcacaccaccaagtccagctaatttttttttttttaagagatgaggtctcgctttgttgccctggctggtctcaaactcttggactcaagcagtcctcctgccttgggcttccaaagtgttggaattataggtatgataTACACGGCTACAGCTCTGTTGCTCAGATCAGGATACACCATGTACATTCAGTTTGGTTCTTGGAGTCACATACGAAAAAAGAGCACCAGAGCACAGGAGGGTGGACACTTTCGAAGGGACCTGCCTTCAAGAAGGGAGCACACTTGTACTGTGTGACCCAGAGCTGGGCTGAGATTCTTGCCCTGACATAATCTGAGAAATGGCCATGGAGAGGTTGGGCTTGCTTTCCCTTGGGGCCTAGGGTCTTGTCTGGACTCGTCCAGACTTCCATCTTGGAAGCAAACAGCTTAGCTGGGGAGGGCCTGGTGCTGGGGGATGAGGAGGGCTGTTCCTGGGCTCTTGACTTGCACTGATTCCCTCTCTAGATCCCTCTGCTTTGCTGTCTCAGGTCGTCTGTCTTCCAGCCTCTAGTATCCTTTCTCTGCCAGGTCCTAGACTGTTTAAAGCTCCAGGGCTGTTGCTGACTACCTGCTTTGTCTCTGTCCATTTTTTTCAGGGCCTCTAGGACTGCCTGATTCCACTCGTTTTTAACAAAAACTCAACTGAGCTCCCAATGATAGGCAGGAACTGAGTGTTACCTGGCATTCCATAAAGCTGGGAACTCTGGATATTCCTTATAGatatatttttggtgttttaagGTCAGAGCTGGGCGGAGGGTAGTAACCATGAAAGGCAGGATCTAAGGGTCCTGGGATTGACTTCTCTCCCATGGCCTCTTCTAGGACCGAGAGGAGCGGAAGCTGCTGCTGGACCCTAGCAGTCCCCCTACCAAAGCTCTCAATGGAGCTGAGCCCAACTACCACAGCCTGCCTTCCGCTCGCACAGATGAGCAGGCCCTGCTCTCTTCCATCCTTGCCAAGACAGCCAGGTAAGTGTCAGAGGACCAGGCTTCAGTAAGAGCTTCTCTATCCGTATTAAAGGCTGGGATAGAGGGATCCAGGCTTAGGACATGGGGGATAGGAAAAGGTCACTGGGTAGAGGTGTCTCCATGTCCAGCCCTGCTCCAGTAGGCAGGAAGGAAACTGGTGTCAGATAGCCCTGGAGTTGGTACCAGCACTGAGTCCTGTTTGTCCTTCTTGGAAGCACCTGTCATGTCATCTCGGTCTCCTCTCCCCACAGCAACATCATTGATGTGTCTGCTGCAGACTCACAGGGCATGGAGCAGCACGAGTACATGGACCGTGCCAGGCAGTACAGGTGAGCACCTGGCCAGCGTTGGTCCCTTAGGCTACTTGGGCTCCTACCTTCCATCACTGTTCCGGCGTTGGAGTCTGGCCCCTAGTCCAAGCTTCTTATTTGGGTGCAGCCCTGAAGACTGACCACAGATCACTTGATCACTTGGGTGCTTCAGTAGATATTCATGTCAGCCCCGTTTACCCTGTGACATTCTTGAGGGTGCTGAGACCAAGGGAGGTGGGCCTAGAGTGAGTCTGTGATGAGCTGAGACCTACCCTCTGCGATACCCGCCCCCTCGGCACCCTGCTTCTCTGGCTTGAGGGAATGAGGCTTacctgggctgggcagggcagaCTGTGGCTTAACTGCATACCCCTATCCCCTCTCTCTTGGTCAGCACCCGCTTGGCAGTGCTGAGCAGCAGCCTGACCCATTGGAAGAAGCTGCCACCTTTGCCATCTCTTACCAGCCAGCCCCACCAAGTGCTGGCCAGCGAGCCTATCCCATTCTCCGATTTGCAGCAGGTGAGACACCCCTTGCCTGTCCCTGCCCACCCTTCCCACACTGCCCAGGGTATGGCAGAGGGCTCACCCACCCTGCCTCACAGGAGGTAGGGAAAGTGGAGTTAGGGAGCCCGGTAGCCTTGTGGGCCTCAGCTCCCTCCCATCTCATTCTCTTAACTTTTAATGTCTTTCCTATCTTCTCCCCCCAATCTTTATTCTTTCACTCccctttgttcttttccttctgtctctcccatccctctttccctttgccttcctgTCCTCCATCATTCCCTCCTTCTCATTCATCACCATCTaatctcccctccccttctttcctgattgccctcCTCACCTGTCTCTGTTCCTCTCCTCCCTGGCCCCTCTCTGCCTTAGGTCTCCAGGATAGCTGCTTATGCCTACAGTGCACTTTCTCAGATCCGTGTGGACGCAAAAGAGGAGCTGGTTGTACAGTTTGGGATCCCATGAAGAGAGGGGTCCTTGGACAGCTCTTCTCCTCTCTTCATCCCATCTCTACCCCAACCCCCTGGCCCCCAGCCTCACTGCGGCTTATATGGTACCCTAACCTGCTACTAATCAcagagaaaaatgtgaagaaggaggagaagagcaAGGCTAGAAGCCTGAGCAAGTGAGGGTAGAACCTTTTGGGACTGGCCTTTGAAGCCCTGgccagggatggggtgggggccaAAAGGACAGAGCCTGGTATGTCTTCATAGTCATTGAGAATGTGAAGATACCAATTTGGGTGGGGGGGTGATCACCAGAGGACCTAGGGAGatccccttcccaccctctctctTGGCCTCAGAGTCACTCCTGCCCCCTCTCCCTGACTTGGTGCTCACATGCACCTCGCTAGGGTTTGTGACCAGGGTCTGGATGAGCTTGAATTGGAATGAATTGAGTTTGTATTTCTAGAACCCTGGGTTTTTACATGTttggtctttttttgttttgtcacccTCGATAAAGGAAGTATATTCATCCAAGTGCTGTTTCTGGCCCCTCTATCCTACCCATTCTACTTCTGAATACTCAGGTCTATGAGAGTGAGATGGGGGGAAGGAAGCATCTTCCAGGGGCACTGAAGATGAATCCAGGAGATAAGGGTTTAGGGTATCAGCTCTTAGCTGAGACCTGGCTTGGGCTAACCTCAGATTGGATGAGACTGTTCTTGTCTTTTGTCCAGTGATGATGGGAATACTGTCAAAGCTGAACAGAACTGAATGTAAGGCAGCTTTGACTCTTGGGGCCCTGCCTTAGACTCAGTGGAATTACCAACAGCCCCTGGGGGGTGAAGGGAGACACTGGTGGTATAGGGGTGGGGAGTGAAAGCAGACCAGGCTTTTCTGGGAATATCTAATATGGAGTCAGTAAACATGTTTTTTAAGCAGAAGATTCTTTTtatcaaataaaatcttaagcAGAATCCCAACATATAAAACATAGAATGGAATTACTTTGATCTGATTGAAGTAGGGGCTGCTTTCAGAGATCATAGCCCATCGTCTTGGCCTGTCATGGAGGCCTATGAGGGGTCTCCACAGACCCTGGTACTCTGTGAAGAGTTTGGAAATTACTGATCTAGTTTAACTCCCAAATTTGTAAGCTGAAGAGTGTTACAAAGGGGCCCAGAGAGTTAGAGAAATTTTCCAAGGCTGTGTGGTAAACCCAGGTCTCCTGTGTCCCAGGCCAGCACGCCTTTCCCTCCATTGCCTCCCTTTTTCAGCAAAATAAGACTAGAGCTGGCcagctgtggcttatgcctgtaatcccagcactttgggaggctgaggtaggcagatcacctgaggtcaggagttagagaccagcctggccaacatggcaaaaccatgttgatcttggtttctctactaaaaatacaaaaaaaattagccaggtgtggtggtgtgcacctgtaatcacagctactggggaggctgaggcagaagaatctcttgaacctgggaggcggaggttgcagtgagccgagataatgccactgcactccagcctggatgacagaatgagactctgtctcaaaaaaaaaaaaaaaaaaactagcgcTACCTGCAGTTGCCTGCTCAACAGCTCAAATCATTTATTGTCAAACCATGCTGTCTGTCCTCAGGCCTTTAGGACTACTAGGGTCCTTGGAGCCTCAGAGTATGTTCTGCTTGATCTGGGCCTTCTTGGGCTTGATGTTCATGCGTTTCCAGACTTCAGCTGTGGTGCGGTCTGCTTTGGTGACCCCACTGAAGTCGAACGTGGTGATATGGGGCAGGGTGCACAGCACATACTGCCTGTGGGGAAGACTCAGGCTGGGGGGGCAGCCCCCCTACCAGCATCCCCTTCCCCCTCTACCATTTGCTGTTGTCTTCCCTGACTGCAAGGAATGGAGGGACTTGAGCATAGTTTGGGGAAGATTAGGTTTATCCTGACCGATAGCAAGGAACACTTAAAGGTCTGCTACTCCCTTCCCAAGTCCAAGCATGGCAGAAGAATGGTCTTATATTTCTTggttctcctcctcctttcccttaggGGAGCCCAGCTAGACCCTACCTCCAGGGGCAGGGCACTTACCTAtaccccttctcttcctccatggGGTTCCCATGGAGTGTCAGGCTCCGGAGCCGAGGAAGGACGGCCAGCTTATTCACTTCCCCCAGGTGCTGGATGCTGTTGCCATGAAGATAAAGGATACTCAGATTGAAGAAAGTTGTTAGGACCTGTTGGGGAAGGGAACCAAAAGCCGGGCTAGACAGGACCCTGATTCTATGCTCAGGCCTGACTGGTGGGCAGAAAAGGAAGAATGTGGGGAACAACATGCCCTCCACAGCCATACTGTATGACTCTAACCTatgtttatttaccttttttttttttttttgagtcagagtcttgctctgtcacccaggctggagtgcaatggcatgatctcggatcactgcatcctctgcttcctgggttcaactgattctcctgcctcagcctcccaagtagttgggactataggcacatgctaccacgcctggctaattttttgtatttttagtagagacggaatttcaccgtgctaaccaggatggtctcgatctcctgac
Encoded here:
- the LRRC51 gene encoding leucine-rich repeat-containing protein 51 isoform X1 encodes the protein MNKQDYMNTWVQEPPLDYSFRSIHIIQDLVNEEPRTGLRTLKRSKSGKSLTQSLWLNNNVLNDLRDLNQVASKLLEHPENLAWIDLSFNDLTSIDPVLTTFFNLSILYLHGNSIQHLGEVNKLAVLPRLRSLTLHGNPMEEEKGYRQYVLCTLPHITTFDFSGVTKADRTTAEVWKRMNIKPKKAQIKQNIL
- the LAMTOR1 gene encoding ragulator complex protein LAMTOR1, encoding MGCCYSSENEDSDQDREERKLLLDPSSPPTKALNGAEPNYHSLPSARTDEQALLSSILAKTASNIIDVSAADSQGMEQHEYMDRARQYSTRLAVLSSSLTHWKKLPPLPSLTSQPHQVLASEPIPFSDLQQVSRIAAYAYSALSQIRVDAKEELVVQFGIP